A genomic window from Leptolyngbya sp. BL0902 includes:
- a CDS encoding ribonuclease catalytic domain-containing protein — translation MEKGTLVEFKHQGQPRLGVVDRPEGKKNWVVMDDRGQSHTLHPREMSYEVVGERYTPADISAFLNEAEGYIDPSSLEVAWEFLTESEESADPASLAALLFSDQSPPLCYAAHRLLSEDKIYFKQKGDRYEPRPASQVNEIKHQMERETQRQQEWESFMAKARQGLAGEAVAWDKTDRPRIEVLERFALLGEESSQRNQAVELLNAMGCASTAAGAFDTLVAWGLWQPHENLALRRSQIPSQFSEDTLTMVQQRLQSPPPDLDDPQRLDLTPLKVYTVDDASTQEIDDGLSLETLEDGRQRIWIHIADPTRWVIPGDDLDLEARRRCTTVYLPTGIIPMFPAELATGPMSLVQGQICCALSFGIVLGEAGDVQDYTIATSLIKPTYRLTYEDVDELLELGITAEPELHDLARWAQVRGQWRVTQGAININMPESVIKVREAEDDIVIEVLEDSSARQMVAEMMILAGEVAAHYGQTHDLAIPFRSQPQPELPSDEELIQLPTGWVRDSAIRRCMTRSEVGVTPSRHATLGLNSYSQVTSPIRRYLDLIVHFQLKAHLRGDPPPFSSHEVTELAQGASTAAYEATLVERQTKRYWALEYLRRNQSEVWDVMLLRWLREDDGLGLIMVEDLGLELAMRFNRSVALGEQFQVRVSHANPRQDIIRFEEVATEEADSSLAASA, via the coding sequence GTGGAAAAGGGAACATTAGTCGAATTCAAACACCAGGGTCAGCCCCGCCTGGGGGTCGTTGATCGGCCTGAGGGCAAGAAAAACTGGGTGGTCATGGATGATCGTGGCCAATCCCATACCCTACATCCCAGAGAGATGAGCTATGAAGTGGTCGGCGAGAGGTATACTCCCGCCGACATTTCAGCATTTTTAAACGAGGCGGAGGGCTATATCGACCCCTCTAGCCTGGAGGTGGCCTGGGAATTTTTGACGGAATCGGAGGAATCCGCCGATCCGGCTTCCCTGGCGGCGCTGTTGTTTTCCGACCAAAGCCCGCCCCTGTGCTACGCGGCCCATCGGTTGCTGAGCGAAGATAAGATTTATTTCAAGCAAAAGGGCGACCGCTACGAACCTCGCCCTGCGAGTCAGGTCAACGAAATTAAGCACCAGATGGAGCGGGAAACCCAGCGTCAGCAGGAATGGGAATCCTTCATGGCCAAGGCGCGTCAGGGCTTGGCGGGAGAAGCCGTGGCCTGGGACAAAACGGATCGCCCTCGCATCGAAGTCCTAGAACGCTTTGCCCTGCTGGGGGAGGAATCTAGCCAGCGCAACCAGGCCGTGGAATTGCTGAATGCGATGGGCTGTGCCTCAACGGCGGCGGGCGCATTTGATACCCTAGTGGCATGGGGATTGTGGCAGCCCCACGAAAATCTGGCCCTGCGCCGCAGCCAGATCCCCAGCCAATTCTCCGAGGACACCCTAACTATGGTGCAGCAGCGGCTCCAGTCTCCGCCGCCCGATCTCGATGATCCCCAGCGCCTAGACCTGACCCCCCTCAAGGTCTACACCGTTGACGATGCCAGCACCCAAGAAATTGACGACGGCCTCAGCCTCGAAACCCTAGAGGATGGTCGCCAGCGGATTTGGATTCACATCGCCGACCCCACCCGCTGGGTGATCCCCGGCGATGATTTGGACTTGGAAGCCCGCCGCCGCTGCACCACGGTCTACCTACCCACGGGCATCATTCCCATGTTCCCCGCCGAGCTGGCCACCGGGCCGATGAGCCTGGTGCAGGGGCAGATTTGCTGCGCCCTCAGCTTTGGCATTGTCCTCGGCGAGGCTGGGGACGTGCAGGATTACACCATCGCCACCAGCCTAATCAAGCCCACCTACCGTCTCACCTACGAAGACGTGGACGAACTGCTGGAACTGGGCATTACCGCCGAGCCAGAACTGCATGACCTAGCCCGATGGGCTCAGGTGAGAGGGCAGTGGCGGGTGACTCAGGGCGCGATTAACATCAACATGCCCGAATCCGTCATTAAGGTGCGGGAGGCCGAAGACGACATTGTGATCGAGGTGCTGGAGGATTCTTCGGCCCGTCAGATGGTGGCGGAGATGATGATCCTAGCCGGAGAGGTGGCCGCCCACTATGGCCAAACCCACGACCTCGCGATTCCTTTCCGCAGCCAGCCCCAGCCAGAATTGCCCTCCGACGAAGAACTGATCCAACTGCCAACGGGTTGGGTGCGCGATTCCGCCATTCGCCGCTGCATGACCCGCAGTGAGGTGGGCGTGACCCCCAGCCGCCACGCTACCCTGGGCCTCAACAGCTACAGCCAAGTCACCTCCCCCATCCGTCGCTACCTGGATTTGATCGTTCACTTCCAGCTCAAGGCCCACCTGCGCGGCGATCCACCGCCTTTTTCCTCCCACGAAGTGACGGAACTTGCCCAAGGGGCCAGCACCGCCGCCTACGAAGCCACCCTGGTAGAACGCCAAACCAAGCGCTACTGGGCTTTGGAATACCTGCGCCGTAACCAAAGCGAGGTGTGGGATGTGATGCTGCTGCGCTGGCTGCGGGAGGATGACGGCCTGGGGCTGATTATGGTAGAAGACTTGGGCCTAGAACTGGCCATGCGTTTTAACCGTTCCGTCGCCCTAGGGGAACAGTTCCAGGTGCGGGTTAGCCATGCCAACCCTCGCCAAGACATCATCCGCTTTGAAGAAGTGGCGACCGAGGAGGCCGATTCTAGTCTGGCAGCCTCCGCCTAA
- the rpsR gene encoding 30S ribosomal protein S18 has product MAYFRRRVSPIKPEEKIDYKDVDLLRKFVTERGKILPRRITGLTAQQQRDLTVAIKRARILALLPYVNGEG; this is encoded by the coding sequence ATGGCCTATTTTCGTCGTCGAGTATCTCCAATCAAGCCCGAAGAAAAAATTGACTACAAAGACGTAGACTTGCTCCGCAAGTTCGTCACCGAGCGCGGCAAAATTCTGCCCCGCCGGATTACTGGCTTGACCGCTCAGCAGCAGCGGGATCTCACCGTCGCCATCAAACGCGCCCGCATTCTGGCCCTACTCCCCTATGTGAACGGGGAAGGCTAG
- the rpmG gene encoding 50S ribosomal protein L33: protein MAKGVRLVITLECTECRTNPDKRSNGVSRYTTQKNRRNTTGRIELKKFCTHCNKHTVHKEIK, encoded by the coding sequence ATGGCTAAAGGCGTCCGCCTCGTCATTACCCTTGAGTGCACTGAATGCCGGACTAACCCGGACAAGCGCTCTAACGGTGTATCTCGCTACACCACCCAAAAGAACCGTCGCAACACGACGGGCCGCATCGAACTGAAGAAGTTCTGCACCCACTGCAACAAGCACACCGTCCACAAAGAAATCAAGTAA
- the serS gene encoding serine--tRNA ligase — MLDLRQVRENPEQVQVALAKRGSYDLAPLLELDQQQRQIETVRSQLQARSNDIGKQVGQAIKAGAAPNGPEVAALKEAGNQVKAELQTLEPQERDLKAQIEAFLLTLPNLPSDTTPVGADETENVEVRRWGDDLQPQHTIQPHWEIGETLGILDFKRAAEKIAQSRFVTLIGAGAALERALISFMLDRHTQAGYQEIMPPYLVNSAALTASGQLPKFAEESFQCRDDDLWLTPTAEVPLTNLHRDDILSTEALPIHYCAYTPCFRREAGSYGKDTRGLIRLHQFNKVEMYKFVRPDTSFDELEALVADAEDILQKLKLPYRVLALCTGDLGFSSCKTYDLEVWMPSAQRYREISSCSNCLDFQARRANIRFKSPGQKGTQYLHTLNGSGLAIGRTMAAILENYQEANGSVRVPEVLQPYLGREYL; from the coding sequence GTGCTGGATTTACGGCAAGTACGGGAAAACCCAGAACAGGTACAGGTAGCCTTGGCCAAGCGAGGATCCTACGACCTTGCGCCACTGCTGGAGTTGGATCAGCAGCAGCGCCAGATTGAGACGGTGCGGTCTCAGCTTCAGGCCCGCAGCAACGACATTGGCAAGCAAGTCGGGCAGGCGATCAAGGCTGGGGCAGCTCCCAACGGGCCAGAGGTGGCGGCATTGAAGGAAGCGGGCAACCAGGTCAAGGCGGAACTGCAAACCCTGGAACCCCAGGAGCGGGATCTGAAGGCCCAGATTGAAGCCTTTCTGCTCACCCTGCCCAACCTGCCCAGCGACACCACCCCCGTGGGGGCCGACGAAACTGAGAACGTGGAAGTGCGCCGCTGGGGCGATGACCTGCAACCCCAGCACACCATCCAACCCCACTGGGAGATTGGCGAAACCCTCGGTATTTTGGACTTTAAACGCGCTGCCGAAAAAATTGCCCAAAGCCGCTTTGTGACGCTGATCGGGGCTGGCGCGGCGCTAGAACGGGCCTTGATTTCCTTCATGCTGGATCGCCACACCCAGGCGGGCTATCAGGAAATTATGCCGCCCTACCTGGTCAATTCAGCGGCGCTGACGGCCTCGGGGCAACTGCCCAAGTTTGCCGAGGAAAGCTTCCAGTGCCGCGACGATGATCTGTGGCTCACCCCCACCGCCGAGGTGCCCCTCACCAACCTGCACCGCGACGACATCCTCTCCACCGAAGCCCTGCCCATCCACTACTGTGCCTACACCCCCTGCTTCCGGCGCGAGGCGGGTAGCTACGGCAAGGATACCCGTGGCCTAATTCGGCTGCACCAGTTCAACAAGGTGGAGATGTACAAATTCGTCCGCCCCGATACGTCGTTTGACGAACTGGAAGCCTTGGTGGCCGATGCCGAAGACATTCTGCAAAAGCTGAAGCTGCCCTACCGGGTGCTGGCCCTTTGCACGGGGGATTTAGGCTTCTCTAGCTGCAAAACCTACGACTTGGAAGTGTGGATGCCCTCCGCCCAGCGCTACCGCGAGATTTCGAGCTGCTCCAACTGCCTCGATTTCCAAGCCCGTCGCGCCAATATTCGGTTTAAATCCCCTGGCCAAAAGGGCACCCAGTATCTCCATACCCTGAATGGATCTGGTCTGGCCATTGGCCGCACCATGGCCGCAATTTTGGAGAACTACCAAGAAGCTAACGGATCCGTGCGGGTGCCGGAGGTGCTGCAACCCTACCTGGGCCGAGAATACCTATAG